The Cotesia glomerata isolate CgM1 unplaced genomic scaffold, MPM_Cglom_v2.3 scaffold_19, whole genome shotgun sequence genome has a segment encoding these proteins:
- the LOC123274036 gene encoding uncharacterized protein DDB_G0275275-like has protein sequence MDVDVSDENNNYSNSDNNNEENIDINYNNNNASGTFDVREFGNDNVDYSCTVETDNVVNHEISSQTSKLSQKSLESNTSRIISDYEDEILKQQVPKIDLMTPELAAALDRANVSSRSATYIFAALLSSLNIDCASVNFSHLTIHRAREKFRKEATLNLKTNLETDNYMLHFDGKLLSDITGVEQVDRLPIILSSSGKFQLLGIPKLESGTGQNQASAIITTVKQWNINTDNIKALCSDTTASNTL, from the coding sequence ATGGATGTTGATGTAagcgatgaaaataataactacagtaatagtgataacaataatgaagagaacattgatatcaattataataacaataatgctAGTGGTACATTTGATGTCAGAGAGTTCGGTAATGACAATGTTGACTATTCTTGTACAGTTGAGACTGATAATGTTGTTAATCATGAAATATCAAGTCAAACATCTAAGTTATCCCAGAAATCTTTGGAAAGTAATACTTCTCGTATAATCTCTGATtatgaagatgaaattctAAAACAACAAGTtcctaaaattgatttaatgaCACCAGAACTTGCTGCGGCTTTGGATAGAGCTAATGTGAGTAGTAGGTCGGCGACTTACATTTTTGCTGCTTTATTATCTAGCCTAAATATTGATTGTGCAAGCGTAAACTTCAGTCATTTGACTATTCACCGAGCACGGGAAAAATTTCGCAAAGAAGCGACGTTAAATCTGAAAACTAATTTGGAAACTGATAATTATATGCTACATTTTGATGGAAAACTGTTGTCAGATATTACAGGTGTAGAACAAGTTGACCGGCTtcctattattttatcatcatcaggAAAATTTCAACTGTTAGGAATCCCCAAACTAGAATCTGGAACTGGACAAAATCAAGCTTCAGCTATTATTACAACAGTAAAACAATGGAATATTAATACTGATAACATCAAAGCATTGTGTTCTGATACTACAGCGTCAAATACGCTGTAG